The sequence CCAAAGTTTTTAGCCGATTAGGGAGTTATTTTTcgtttaacaataatattatgaGACATTAGCTGGGCTCTAATtagtatgataaaaaataataataaatgtacTTGTGGTCTTGACCTAGCAGtggaagggacttgttccctttcACTACATCTgggttcaaattttattatgcaTGCTTGTCATCTCGCGGTGCTTTACATGTTTATtgagtttgcaggatgttcagtgaactGTGAGATTAATAATGATACATTCAAGCTGGTCCGGATacccatataaataataataataataataataataataaaagaatatgcATTGTCAAATTCCTTTCGAGAAACGAGAGGACAGAGCTATGGGATAACTTCTTTTAGCAGAAGCAATTGATGTTGCGTACCGAAACTCCTGTCAGCCACATTCATGAtcagcgtgtttggcagtgtggtagcgattgcttttcaaatagcttttcgtgccgaaatacatgccaatgatgttttttcattttttaaaaatcatttttgacatcagcacatcaaaacgatccaaaaagtacaaaccgaactcaattttaacaaaaaaaaaaaaaattcaaatttgcacCAAACGCAGGTGCAAACGGTCTCTTAATAAAGTTTAAACGGTGTTTAAgattgtgttgttgttatttttaaaatgtttttttttatttaaaaatatattaaaatatttttttatttttaaaaaaatatttttaatattaacacaatataaaactataaaaaatattaatttaaaataaaaaaataatttttttttaaaaaaatacttttaaaacaaatttatctttGTCTTCACCGCAACCGGTAATCCTTGTCCCTCCTAGTGCTCCTGGGTTAGAGCCACCAACATCTGGAAGACTGTCACATCATCACCCTCATTGAGGTCttgccatttttcttttcttccttttcattttcttttgttttgctaagGTAACTGTGAAGTTCATAATTTGTTCTGGTTCAACAAGAAAATGGAGGATGCCATTGTCTCTCCCTCTCCATGGATATATGGACATGAATGATTGGTTAGTGTCATCATCAGCTAAGATGTTGTTTATGTTCACCTAACAGAGAGCACGCTAGCAGTTTCTTTATGAGACATATCTTCTCTCCCACAACCGAGACTTCAGAACTAAAGAGACAGATGATGCTGTATAATTTGGACACGAACAAGTGCCATCTCAAATGAGTTCAGGACATAGAAGCACAGATAGGAAAGGCCTTGTTATTACTGTACTAAAGTTTACATTGATTTCCACTAAAAATAACGGGGAAgcaggaaaacaaaaatttacatTGATAGGCCATCTTGGGGAGCAGGCTGACAAAGAGACACGGTacagaaataacaaaaatttcaaggatttgaAGTGGAAAAAAGTCTTTCCTCTTCCATTGCTCTCGAGTCATGAGGTCAAGCTATCTCTGTTCTTGGTAGATAAACGTTTCAAAAACTCGTATGTTGTGATCATGGTTGTTGCAGACATTGACATTGAAACCCACCTTGGTCCCAATCCTCTATAACAAGCTGCAAAACCACCTTCCTTCACCAAGTTCCTAACTGTTTGCATAACTGTCAATGGCCTTGTTCTTCCATTTTCCTCTCCATCCAAAACCTGCAAGCGTGTCTTAATTGTGTCAAGTGGCATAGTAATCATAGCCGAAACTCCACTGGCCATGGCTGCACATACCCCTTGTACCGCCACCATTTCCTTTGAACCCGGCCTATAACCACAACCCCCACCACCATTTACAGCATTCTCATCTTTCTTGCTGGCATAGCAACCAATACCACCCCACACAAGCCTATGAGCCACAGAGTAAGATGCCCACCAAACTGCATTAGATGGTGCATAAGTCAATATTGATATCCCAAATCCTCTATACAACCCTCTTGGACCATCCACATTCAAAATCTTCCTAAACGCATCAATACCATTCATATACCTACACGAACTCGAACTGGGGATCATATTCTTGCTACTCTTGATGCTGCTACCATTACAATCTTGTACCATAAGTCTTTGGCTCACAACATCAATTGGGGTCCAAACTACCTGCGCAGCCATGGCAGAACTCAACCCTGCAGCAGCATTAGCAATAGCTGTTGCTGTAGTATCTGAAAACCCTAACCTAACAGTTGCAGTCCCAACATTACTCTTAGTAACCTCAAGCGCCGTCATGTAAAGTGCACGAGCTGGGATTGTACCCATCAAAGAAGTACCAAAACCCCTATAGAATCCTCTCACACCTTCATGATTCATAATTGACAATGACAATTTGAGGGACGAGATTTGCGTGGGCAATACCTGTTGCCTAGTCTTTAAAACAACAACAGGGTAGAGAGCAGCTGATACACCTGAAAATAATGCTGCcccaagaaagaaaaacttcGACTTGTCAAGCATATGCCAATCTATATCAGCTGGTAGATGAATCTCTGACGCCGAATTATCCTCGGCTGCACTCAAACTCATCTTAGCCACTTTTAAAACACTAAATCACCAACAAGCCCTTTTAGCTCAACTAGATAAAAAGTCTTTGAAACCAAAAACAAGCTCAGTCTCCTTTTTGCATAGCTCAACCAGCGATACACTTAAGCTGATTAAAACCCAACAGAAATGAACCGAACCCAGATCCAAAAAGTATTAATCTTCACTATTCCAACTACTAATTGGCTATACAGTTatgtatattgaaaaataaaaaacccaaatcTAAAGCACAAAAAGGAGAAAGACTGATtcatgaacaaaatgaaaatgaaatactAGGAAGCTATGTAGGAGTTAGGTGAAATAAAAGTTAAAGATTGGAGGTGTTgggtttttctttctccttctaTGCCAACAAATTTCAGACCAGTGGATCACCATAAAAGGGATAACTAAGAACAGATAGACAGTGGTGAAATCAGAATCTTACCGGAAAGAAGTCCTATAAGGTTGTTGCTATTCTTTAACGCtgggggaataaaaaaaaaaaaaaaaaaaagaacctaaaacaaagtatgTAAATAATAAGGAAGAGAAAGTGAAGGCATATCACAAAAAGTGGATGAAGCAGAGATTGCGAGTGTGTGCTAATGTTAATTTAACGGAAAAGGAAAGACAAGAAGAGAATGGATTTTAGAGAGGATCGAGGAAAGTGGACACATGTCTGTTAATTCGTTTAGGGTTAGGAAATAGGAAGAGCGAGGGGAGGGGATGCCCTTTGTTACCTTGTGTTTTCCTCCTGCTCTGATCAGATCTTTAGGCCTGGGCTGGGCTGCTACATCATTCAATGAATGCCTTAACTCTTTCGGCTgccattaataatttttaaaattatcatgaataaaataaatttataatagaatTGTAACAAttggattaaattttaatttttttatttaatttttctataatataatgaaataaaaaagaatagaagatttgaaaaaaaaattctaaaaataaaaataataaattgatatgtaattaatttaattcaaagatCTAGATATCTATTCCTATAAATTTGTTGATCATcgatgtaaaataaatatcctttaaatttaaacaaaataaatttgatgtcCCTTAAAACTAAGAGGAATCAAGGAGATCataagtaaattaattagataaaactttctaataaattttttaccatcaaacaaatttaatattgaaaaacaattttaattcactCGACAGACAGTAGCCTTAAGAGCAAAGTCTGTAAAATTTATTCTAAGCAACTGTTCAAAAGCTTGAACAATTTAACTTAGCTTATTCctcctaaataaattaaagtgatAATTGCAACAATCAAGTTAACTCCTTTACTTCTTATTGTAGTCCTTAACAACGAttacatattgaaaaaaaaactagaaagtaCATATATGCCATCTCAAAACAGTTCAATAAGCATGAACAAAAATCAATagcataattttgaaataaagataaataagtacttgaatataaaagaattacaaTGATAACGTTATTTCACACAACTTAATAATGAAGATGTTGTATATTCTCCTTGAATTGAAATCCAAAGTTTAGTTCATAGCCGTtggaaaattaacaaaaataaagagaaaagaacgctatagagaagaagaaaagagttgTTTCTGATGCGATTTGCTTCCTTTATTCTCTCTCTCAACTATAATCTTTCATTAGGATTCTTCTCCTAATTAAGAGTCCATAATGTTACTTAATTCCTTCTTCTTTATCTGGTCACTAGGTTGATTAAATGTCTCAGAATTTGTGTTGAAAACTAACTCTGTTGCTATCATAACTCTACTGTAATTTAGACTTCACTGCAACTTAAGCTTTGTttctaacttgttttttttttgcaataaccGGCTATTctagttatagtttttttattcatggaaTGTTAAAGGATTTATTTGCACATTTCTTGGATCCTAAGGCCCACCGTTTCTATTTCAAACTCTCAATTGTAGTGGGATGTTCAACACCATTAGTTTCCTTATTAGATTTGGAGACCAATCTCATCTTTCATCTTGTGTCTGGATTGTCgtcttcaaaatgattttatctgaCCTGACATCCATCATAAAAGTTGTATTCCTTGATGTGTAGATgattttgagcttttgaatcataTGATTTTTGATATTTGAGACTCAAGATATGCTTATTTGAATCTATAGTGTGAAAGCGGAGAATCCTGCTGCAAGTAGGATTTCAATCCAATTTTATAGGTTTGATTAGTGGTCCAAACAAACTCGAATTTCTgcccataatatctttttagaaaCCTTGATAAGTGTACTTTAACTTTTATGCAgctcaaaatacataaaaaaaaataaactcacaaaGTTTAACATTCTGAAATTataacatgatgaaaaactatcACAAGAAGCAAGGTCCGAAACATAAAATGCAGAAATTCATATCTTTTAGCAAGTAATTCACAAAGTTTCTTAAGCATGctaaactcataaaaataacttcCAATCAgctcaaaatacataaaaaaaaaatagtgtaaaaGAAATACAAACATATGTATATTTTGCACTTATCAAATTCCCCCACACTTAGCTTTTGCACATCCTTGggcaaaatttcaattttactttttctaatataaaaaatgtaatgcCATCAATGAACAACAATTAAACTCTCAAACCATTATAACATATCATGAATGACATtccaatcaatttaaattttttttatcaagtgttTTTACTTTAGAATAAAACAACCAAATAGTAGATCTCACATGAATGATCACTTAATTCTCATGTGTATGAAATGTTATTGTTTCACTTAAATTCATTACAATGGAAATgatctaccataagcttgcgaATCATCTCACTCTCCACCATTTAGATTACATTTATTTCACAAATTATAAGGTCTTTTCAAGGGTTGTAATGTGGCTTGCTTTAGGGTGGGAAATCTTTGGTAAGGTATAGCTTAAAAGCCATCGaaaccaatgaaaaaaaaaaccccaaaacaaGATATAGAATATTAAACACTCCCTCTAACCATTTTGAACTTGACAAATATTAAAGCtacatcattctttttttattggaaaattgatcattcaacaaaacaaaaatttggtTCAAACTAAAGGACAATTTTTAACCTTTCTAAAACTTCAAACCTtcacaataatgttttttttttttaggaatcaAAGATATAAAAGATTGAACAAATTCCTCAATTTTCCATCATAATATCATGtggcttgtgttttttttttttttttccaaagtaAAAGATTGTTCCCCCGCACCTGACATAGCCACTTCTGAATTTAAGACACCCCCGCACTTATTTCATTTATTCTCATGCTTGTATAATGATATATGATGCTTCATTAGTTTTATGGCTTGGGTAAGGAACTGTTTGGTTTAAGACTTGTAATGCAGGTTTATAATCAAAGAAAAGTCCATCAACTCAAAAAGGGTTCCAAGggaaatatttatcaaaaggTGGGTTGCTAGGCTAGATAAGATACATAATAAAGAATGCCTTAATCATGGTCATGTATGCATGTAAAAGTATGGTTTTGATTAGAATtaaagcaagttctagagacacaaaaccaatgtaaaaaaatcacacatgaaaggaaaataaagactAATATGGATGTGTCAGTAATGAGGCTCAAATTCTCACAAGCTTGTGTCTACTAAATCAAGTTACTTTAGTCCCAAAGAAAATAGCTTGACTaaacaatcttttaaaaaaaacaaaatcatcattcaatcatgttatgatttttttatgagctCAATTGAGAATTCATTAGTGATATTAATAAttgactaaacaatttttttttttttttttaaaaaaggatcaTTACCTGGGCCTTGCCCTAAGTCAAGCCCcgaatttagttttaaaactataataataatcacttttattattattttttatttaatgaataaaaataaaaaatattgtctttgaaGACATATCCTCTTTGTAACTTCTCATTTGAAAGTAtagaaattcactttaaaattattttagaaataaatttatttttatgtttatctcttttttttttaacaaaatacatTTCTGActgtattatttatattctttttatctcaggatagtaataaaaaattacctaaaaaaaactttcaagtaTAGCTTCTTTACATTTCAATAGCtcctttattttgaagaaatccATATAGGGCCTACTTTATTGAAAAGGATCATCTCAACTTCTTTTTCTcgtaaagtttttattttctctagtaaGTGACAGgaatttgggattttttttttggaaaagaaagtGATGTTTAGattgttgattagcttcggctaatggcatccaataTACATGATCGgtttgtgattgttgattagcTCTAGCTAAAGGCATTCAAGATGGATGACCAGGTTGTACTTGATGAttaacttcggctaatggcatccgagattGGTGATTGagttgtgattgttgattagcttcggtgAATAGCATCTGAGATGGATGATTGGTTTGTGgttgttgattagcttcggctaatggcatccaagatGGATGAATGGATTGCACTTCATGATTAGTTTTGGTAAATGACATTCTAGATGAATGACCGAGTTGATTATGATGATTGGATTTGGCTAATGGTATCCATAAAAATGATGAGTTTGATTTCATGATTAGTTTTAGGTTAATGACATCTGAGACTGATGGCTAAGTTTAAATGTTGCAGTTAGCTATGGTTAAAAGTATCAAAGGTGAATGATAGGGTTAAGGTGAAGTAATTAACCAT is a genomic window of Populus alba chromosome 18, ASM523922v2, whole genome shotgun sequence containing:
- the LOC118046036 gene encoding uncharacterized protein; translated protein: MSLSAAEDNSASEIHLPADIDWHMLDKSKFFFLGAALFSGVSAALYPVVVLKTRQQVLPTQISSLKLSLSIMNHEGVRGFYRGFGTSLMGTIPARALYMTALEVTKSNVGTATVRLGFSDTTATAIANAAAGLSSAMAAQVVWTPIDVVSQRLMVQDCNGSSIKSSKNMIPSSSSCRYMNGIDAFRKILNVDGPRGLYRGFGISILTYAPSNAVWWASYSVAHRLVWGGIGCYASKKDENAVNGGGGCGYRPGSKEMVAVQGVCAAMASGVSAMITMPLDTIKTRLQVLDGEENGRTRPLTVMQTVRNLVKEGGFAACYRGLGPRWVSMSMSATTMITTYEFLKRLSTKNRDSLTS